Proteins from one Xanthobacter autotrophicus Py2 genomic window:
- a CDS encoding LAO/AO transport system ATPase (TIGRFAM: LAO/AO transport system ATPase~PFAM: ArgK protein~SMART: AAA ATPase~KEGG: gme:Gmet_1576 ArgK protein) yields MAPSPIPLAQRLRAGDPRAVARAISLMEEGGSAAAALHAAILPATGRALTIGFTGPPGAGKSTLVDAFVAELRKSGRTVGVVAVDPSSPLSGGAVLGDRIRMGRHTDDPGVFIRSIASRGHLGGLSRSIHHVVDVLDAAGRDAIVIETVGAGQSEVEIVDVAAVRIVVNAPGLGDDVQAIKAGILEIASILVVNKADLPLAPRTVRQLKAMLSLRREGEADVPVLETIASEDRGVAELLAAVDACATLRPEDAAARRRTRIRRLVAEGAAGEMRRRILAWDDAAFLETLARAARGEIDIDTAARAAMEAQAGGVPPPVAVPQKADRRAG; encoded by the coding sequence ATGGCCCCGTCCCCGATCCCGCTGGCGCAGCGGCTGCGCGCCGGCGATCCCCGCGCGGTGGCGCGGGCCATCAGTCTCATGGAGGAAGGCGGCAGCGCCGCCGCCGCGCTTCACGCCGCCATCCTGCCGGCGACGGGACGGGCGCTTACGATCGGCTTCACCGGCCCCCCCGGCGCCGGCAAGTCGACGCTGGTGGACGCCTTCGTGGCCGAGCTGCGCAAGAGCGGCCGTACGGTGGGGGTGGTGGCGGTGGACCCCTCGAGCCCCCTTTCGGGCGGGGCGGTGCTTGGCGATCGCATTCGCATGGGCCGCCACACGGACGATCCGGGCGTCTTCATCCGCTCCATCGCCTCGCGCGGACATCTCGGGGGGCTCTCGCGGAGCATCCATCATGTAGTGGACGTGCTCGACGCCGCGGGCCGCGACGCCATTGTGATCGAGACCGTGGGCGCCGGCCAGTCGGAGGTGGAGATCGTGGACGTGGCGGCGGTGCGCATCGTTGTGAACGCGCCCGGCCTCGGCGATGACGTGCAGGCCATCAAAGCCGGCATATTGGAGATCGCCAGCATCCTGGTGGTGAACAAGGCTGACCTGCCGCTCGCGCCCCGCACGGTCCGGCAGCTCAAGGCCATGCTGAGCCTGCGGCGGGAGGGTGAGGCGGACGTCCCGGTGCTGGAGACCATCGCCAGCGAGGACCGCGGCGTGGCGGAGCTGCTCGCCGCGGTGGACGCCTGCGCGACCTTGCGGCCGGAAGATGCGGCCGCCCGGCGGCGCACCCGCATCCGCCGCCTCGTCGCCGAAGGCGCGGCAGGGGAGATGCGGCGCCGCATTCTCGCCTGGGACGATGCGGCCTTCCTCGAAACGCTTGCGCGGGCGGCGCGAGGCGAGATCGACATCGACACGGCCGCGCGCGCCGCTATGGAGGCGCAGGCCGGTGGCGTTCCACCTCCTGTCGCGGTTCCGCAGAAGGCCGATCGGAGGGCCGGATGA